TATGTTTATGTTCATCGGAGGTGATTGGGTTGAGATACGTTAAGTTGCCGAAAGAACACACCTACGAGTTCCTTGAGAGGCTCAAGGAGTGGGGCAAGCTCTATGCCCCGGTAAGGATTTCAGAAAAGTTCTACGACTTCAGGGAGGTCGATGATGTCAGGAAGGTCGAGTTCCACTACACGAGGACGATAATGCCACCGAAGAAGTTCTTCTTCAAGCCGAGGGAGAAGCTCTTCGAGTTCGACCTGGGGAAGCCGGAGTACAGGGAAACCATAGAAGACGTTGAACCCTTCGTGATCTTCGGCGTCCACGCCTGCGACATCTTCGGGCTTAAGATACTCGACACAGTTTATCTCGATGAGCTTCCCGACAAGTATTACAGGGTTCGCAGGGAGAAGGGAATCATAATCGGGATAAGTTGCATGCCAGATGAGTACTGCTTCTGCAACCTAAGGGAGACCGATTTTGCCGACGACGGCTTCGACCTCTTCCTCCACGAGCTCCCCGACGGCTGGCTGGTCAGGGTTGGAACCCCCACAGGTCACAGAATAGTTGACAAGAACATCGAGCTCTTTGAAGAGGTCACCACCGAGGACATCTGCGCCTTCAGGGAGTTCGAGAGGAAGAGAAGCGAGGCCTTCAGGTACCACGAGGACTGGAGTGACCTGAGGTATCTCCTTGAGCTCGAAATGGAGCACCCCATGTGGGATGAGGAGAGCGAGAAATGCCTGGCATGTGGAATATGCAATACCACTTGCCCCACCTGTCGCTGTTATGAGGTGCAGGACATCGTAAACCTCGACGGCGTTACAGGCTATAGGGAACGGCGCTGGGACTCCTGCCAGTTCAGAAGTCACGGTTTAGTTGCCGGCGGTCACAACTTTAGACCAACCAAAAAGGACCGCTTTAGAAACCGCTACCTTTGCAAGAACTCCTACAACGAAAAGCTCGGTCTAAGCTTCTGTGTCGGCTGTGGCCGCTGTACGGCATTCTGTCCAGCAGGGATTAGCTTTGTGAGGAATCTGCGTGTCATTCTCGGCCTTGAGGAGCGCTCCTGTCCGACAAAGATAGCCGAGGAGATTCCGAAGAAAGGTTTTGCCTATGCAGAAAACATCAGGGGTGAGGACGTATGAGCGAGGTCGTGCCCAAGGATATTATGATGCCCGACGATAACCCCTACGCCCTCCACAGAGCTAAGGTTTTGAAAGTTTACAAACTCACGGAAAAGGAAAAGCTCTTCCTGTTCCGCTTTGAGGACCCGAAGATAGCCGAGAAGTGGGTCTTCAGGCCGGGCCAGTTCGTCCAGCTGACCATTCCCGGCGTTGGGGAGGTGCCAATAAGCATCTGCTCCTCGCCGATGAGAAGGGGATTCTTTGAGCTGTGCATCAGAAAAGCGGGAAGGGTGACAACTGTCGTCCACAGGCTTAAGCCCGGAGATACGGTTTTAGTTCGCGGCCCCTACGGCAACGGCTTCCCTGTGGACGAATGGGAGGGTATGGACCTGCTACTTATCGCCGCGGGCCTCGGAACGGCTCCACTGAGGAGCGTTTTCCTTTACGCGATGGATAACCGCTGGAAGTACGGCAACATAACATTCATCAACACCGCCCGCTACGGTAAGGACCTGCTCTTTTACAAGGAGCTTGAGGCAATGAAGGACTTGGCGGAAGCTGAGAACGTCAAAATAATCCAGAGCGTAACCAGAGACCCAGACTGGCCCGGGAGACACGGCAGGCCCCAGAAGTTTATCCCCGAGGCAAACACCGACCCGAAGAAGACGGCCATAGCCATCTGCGGTCCCCCGAGGATGTATAAGTCAGTCTTTGAAGCCCTCATAGAATACGGCTACCGGCCGGAGAACATCTACGTAACACTAGAGAGGAAGATGAAGTGTGGAATCGGAAAATGTGGCCACTGCGTTGCCGGAACGAGCACGAGCTGGAAGTACGTCTGCAAAGACGGGCCCGTCTTCGGCTACTTCGATATAGTTTCAACGCCCGGCCTGCTCGACTGAGGTGGTGGTTATGGAAGAGAAAAAAATCCGCATTGGGTTTTACGCTTTAACCTCATGTTACGGCTGTCAGCTCCAGTTGGCTATGATGGATGAGCTCCTACAACTTATTCCAAACGCCGAAATCGTCTGCTGGTACATGCTTGACAGAAACAGCGTCGAGGATGAGCCAGTTGACATAGCCTTCATCGAGGGAAGCGTCTCAACGGAGGAAGAGGTTGAGCTGGTGAAAAAAATCAGGGAGAACGCTAAAATAGTGGTGGCCGTCGGTTCCTGTGCAGTCCAGGGCGGTGTTCAGAGCTGGGAAAAGGATAAACCCCTTGAGGAGCTCTGGAAGACGGTTTACGGCGATGCCAAGGTCAAGTTCCAGCCCAAAATGGCCGAGCCGGTCTCGAAATACATCAAGGTAGATTACAACATCTACGGCTGTCCACCAGAGAAGAGGGACTTCCTCTACGCCCTCGGGACATTCCTGATAGGTTCCTGGCCGGAGGACATAGACTACCCAGTCTGCCTTGAGTGCAGGCTGAACGGAAATCCGTGCGTGCTCCTAGAGAAGGGTGAGCCCTGCCTCGGCCCGATAACAAGGGCCGGGTGTAACGCCCGCTGTCCTGCTTACGGTATAGCGTGCATCGGTTGCAGGGGCGCGATAGGCTACGACGTTGCCTGGTTCGACTCGCTTGCGAGAGTCTTCAGGGAGAAGGGCCTGACCAAGGAAGAAATCCTGGAGAGAATGAAGATTTTCAACGCCCACAATCCAAAGGTCGAGGAAATGGTTAACAAGATATTCGAGGGGGTGAAAGAATGAGCATGAAAAATCTCTACCTCCCAATCACCGTTGACCACATAGCGAGAGTGGAAGGCAAAGGCGGGGTTGAGATACTGATTGGAGAGGACGGCGTCAAGGAAGTCAAGCTCAACATCATCGAGGGGCCAAGGTTTTTCGAGGCAATAACCATAGGCAAAAAACTTGAGGAGGCCCTGGCGGTTTATCCAAGGATATGCTCCTTCTGTTCCGCCGCCCACAAGCTGACTGCGGTCGAAGCGGCCGAGAAAGCGGTAGGATTTACTCCACACGAGGAGATTCAGGCCTTAAGGGAAGTTCTTTACATAGGCGATATGATAGAGAGTCACGCGCTTCACCTCTACCTCCTCGTTCTGCCCGACTACCTCGGCTACTCCGGGCCACTTCACATGGTTGAGGAATACAAGAAGGAGATAAGCATAGCTTTAGAGCTTAAAAATCTTGGAAGCTGGATTATGGACGTTCTTGGCTCAAGGGCAATCCACCAGGAGAACGTCATCCTAGGTGGCTTTGGAAAGCTTCCCGACAAAAGCATTCTTGAGAAAATGAAGGAGCGCCTGAAGGAAGCTTTACCTAAAGCGGAATACACCTTCGAGCTGTTCGCGAATCTTAAGCAGTACGAGGAAGTTGAGGGGCCGATAACCCACTTGGCGGTAAAACCGAGGGACAACGCTTACGGAATCTACGGCGACTATATAAAGGCTAGCGACGGCAACGAGTTCCCGAGTGAAGAGTATAGGGAGCACATAAAGGAGTTCGTTGTTGAACACAGCTTTGCGAAACACTCTCACTACCACGAAAAGCCCTTCATGGTTGGAGCCATATCGCGCGTCGTCAATAACTCGAGTCTCCTCTACGGGAAAGCTAAGGAACTTTACGAGGGCCACAGAGACCTGCTCCGCCCAACGAATCCCTTCGCTAATAACCTCGCCCAGGCGCTGGAGCTGGTGTACTTCATCGAGCGCGGAATCGACCTCATTGATAATGCCCTCGCCAAATGGCCCTTCAGAGCCAAAGACGAGGTAAGGATTAGGGACGGCTTTGGCGTCTCTACCACGGAAGCACCGCGTGGAATACTCGTCTACGC
The sequence above is a segment of the Thermococcus sp. genome. Coding sequences within it:
- the hydB gene encoding NADPH-dependent hydrogenase/sulfhydrogenase 1 subunit beta, whose product is MRYVKLPKEHTYEFLERLKEWGKLYAPVRISEKFYDFREVDDVRKVEFHYTRTIMPPKKFFFKPREKLFEFDLGKPEYRETIEDVEPFVIFGVHACDIFGLKILDTVYLDELPDKYYRVRREKGIIIGISCMPDEYCFCNLRETDFADDGFDLFLHELPDGWLVRVGTPTGHRIVDKNIELFEEVTTEDICAFREFERKRSEAFRYHEDWSDLRYLLELEMEHPMWDEESEKCLACGICNTTCPTCRCYEVQDIVNLDGVTGYRERRWDSCQFRSHGLVAGGHNFRPTKKDRFRNRYLCKNSYNEKLGLSFCVGCGRCTAFCPAGISFVRNLRVILGLEERSCPTKIAEEIPKKGFAYAENIRGEDV
- the hydG gene encoding NADPH-dependent hydrogenase/sulfhydrogenase 1 subunit gamma, with protein sequence MSEVVPKDIMMPDDNPYALHRAKVLKVYKLTEKEKLFLFRFEDPKIAEKWVFRPGQFVQLTIPGVGEVPISICSSPMRRGFFELCIRKAGRVTTVVHRLKPGDTVLVRGPYGNGFPVDEWEGMDLLLIAAGLGTAPLRSVFLYAMDNRWKYGNITFINTARYGKDLLFYKELEAMKDLAEAENVKIIQSVTRDPDWPGRHGRPQKFIPEANTDPKKTAIAICGPPRMYKSVFEALIEYGYRPENIYVTLERKMKCGIGKCGHCVAGTSTSWKYVCKDGPVFGYFDIVSTPGLLD
- the hydD gene encoding NADPH-dependent hydrogenase/sulfhydrogenase 1 subunit delta; this translates as MEEKKIRIGFYALTSCYGCQLQLAMMDELLQLIPNAEIVCWYMLDRNSVEDEPVDIAFIEGSVSTEEEVELVKKIRENAKIVVAVGSCAVQGGVQSWEKDKPLEELWKTVYGDAKVKFQPKMAEPVSKYIKVDYNIYGCPPEKRDFLYALGTFLIGSWPEDIDYPVCLECRLNGNPCVLLEKGEPCLGPITRAGCNARCPAYGIACIGCRGAIGYDVAWFDSLARVFREKGLTKEEILERMKIFNAHNPKVEEMVNKIFEGVKE
- the hydA gene encoding NADPH-dependent hydrogenase/sulfhydrogenase 1 subunit alpha, with translation MKNLYLPITVDHIARVEGKGGVEILIGEDGVKEVKLNIIEGPRFFEAITIGKKLEEALAVYPRICSFCSAAHKLTAVEAAEKAVGFTPHEEIQALREVLYIGDMIESHALHLYLLVLPDYLGYSGPLHMVEEYKKEISIALELKNLGSWIMDVLGSRAIHQENVILGGFGKLPDKSILEKMKERLKEALPKAEYTFELFANLKQYEEVEGPITHLAVKPRDNAYGIYGDYIKASDGNEFPSEEYREHIKEFVVEHSFAKHSHYHEKPFMVGAISRVVNNSSLLYGKAKELYEGHRDLLRPTNPFANNLAQALELVYFIERGIDLIDNALAKWPFRAKDEVRIRDGFGVSTTEAPRGILVYALKVENGRISYADIITPTAFNLAMMEEHVRMMAEKHYNDDPERLKLLAEMVVRAYDPCISCSVHVAKL